The proteins below come from a single Hippocampus zosterae strain Florida chromosome 5, ASM2543408v3, whole genome shotgun sequence genomic window:
- the hibadhb gene encoding 3-hydroxyisobutyrate dehydrogenase b, translated as MAAVLRESRYLIRRRCKNVPFAIASTRCMASKTQVGFIGLGNMGNPMAKNLLKNGYPVVATDIFPESCKEIQELGAQIVDNPAEVADKADRIITMLPSNPNVIDAYTGANGILKKVKKGSLLIDSSTIDPAVSKDMAAAAEKMGAVFMDAPVSGGVGAANLGKLTFMVGGAEEEFTAAKELLSCMGANVVYCGQVGTGQAAKICNNMLLAIGMIGTAETMNLGIRLGLDPKLLAKILNMSSGRCWSSDTYNPVPGVMEGVPSANNYQGGFGTQLMAKDLGLAQNTATSTKTPIPLGSLAHQIYRMMSARGYASKDFSSVFQFLREEEGQ; from the exons ATGGCGGCCGTGCTGCGAGAGAGTCGGTATCTTATCCGAAGGAGGTGCAAGAATGTTCCCTTTGCGATTG CCTCCACGCGCTGCATGGCCTCCAAGACACAGGTGGGCTTTATTGGCCTTGGAAATATGGGAAACCCGATGGCCAAGAATTTGCTGAAGAACGGATACCCAGTCGTTGCCACAGATATCTTCCCAGAGTCCTGCAAGGAAATTCAAGAGCTGGGTGCCCAG ATTGTTGATAATCCTGCCGAAGTAGCGGACAAGGCTGACCGCATTATCACCATGCTTCCCTCAAATCCGAATGTTATTGATGCGTATACTGGCGCCAATGGGATTCTCAA GAAAGTGAAGAAGGGCTCTTTGCTTATTGACTCCAGTACAATTGATCCTGCCGTTTCCAAAGACATggcagcggcggcggagaaGATGGGAGCAGTTTTTATGGACGCACCTGTGTCAGGAG GTGTGGGTGCCGCCAATTTAGGAAAGCTGACTTTTATGGTGGGAGGAGCGGAGGAAGAATTTACCGCCGCCAAAGAGCTACTCAGCTGCATGGGAGCCAACGTGGTGTACTGTGGTCAGGTTGGAACCGGACAG GCTGCTAAAATCTGCAACAACATGCTCCTTGCTATTGGAATGATCGGAACAGCCGAAACAATGAATTTAGGAATCAG ACTTGGTCTTGACCCAAAACTCTTGGCCAAGATCCTAAACATGAGTTCAGGCCGTTGCTGGTCCAGCGACACCTACAATCCTGTGCCCGGCGTGATGGAGGGAGTCCCTTCTGCGAACAACTACCAGGGAGGCTTTGGCACCCAGCTCATGGCAAAG GATCTCGGTCTGGCCCAGAACACGGCCACCAGCACAAAGACCCCCATTCCACTGGGCTCTTTAGCTCATCAGATCTACCGGATGATGAGCGCCCGCGGTTATGCCAGCAAAGATTTCTCCTCCGTGTTCCAGTTCTTGCGCGAGGAGGAGGGACAGTAA